A single Phycisphaerales bacterium DNA region contains:
- a CDS encoding DUF6263 family protein — protein MISRALTVLTLSTLLAAPALAQTQPDRAPTETPRTPAPTPPPRQPGGHPGGRVVDLRPRFTVGQQVKLNMDMNRKSTATGPAAPDTKEQGDVDVSMTVVLKCTSADPEEGYSLQLSIESMRFSGEMQGEQITWDSKKQGKDEVLDAMFSSILDVDIPVTMDKNGNISDVGGGVTGAMGGKLSGGDMFKGLFGPLTTRTSNTGEARVGDKWTNDDTMQAGLGTVKIRTDNTLKSAGQSMATIATKGTFSLDPTSSSQGVRLREGKLEGETKWNTADHMIESMNMKQKVMLEKRDTKTGQMTTTTETMDVKVNRVRTGR, from the coding sequence ATGATTTCGCGCGCCCTCACCGTTCTCACCCTGTCTACCCTTCTCGCCGCACCCGCGCTCGCGCAGACCCAGCCCGACCGGGCGCCCACCGAGACGCCGCGCACGCCCGCGCCCACCCCGCCGCCTCGTCAGCCCGGGGGCCATCCGGGCGGGCGTGTGGTGGACCTGCGGCCGCGCTTCACTGTCGGCCAGCAGGTGAAGCTCAACATGGACATGAACCGCAAGAGCACGGCCACCGGCCCGGCCGCGCCCGACACCAAGGAGCAGGGCGACGTCGACGTCAGCATGACCGTGGTGCTCAAGTGCACCAGCGCCGACCCCGAGGAGGGCTACTCGCTGCAGCTGTCGATCGAGTCGATGCGCTTCAGTGGTGAGATGCAGGGCGAGCAGATCACGTGGGACAGCAAGAAGCAGGGCAAGGACGAGGTGCTCGACGCGATGTTCAGCAGCATCCTCGACGTTGACATCCCGGTGACGATGGACAAGAACGGAAACATCAGCGATGTGGGCGGGGGCGTGACCGGCGCCATGGGCGGCAAGCTCAGCGGCGGCGACATGTTCAAAGGCCTCTTCGGTCCCCTCACCACCCGCACCAGCAACACCGGCGAGGCCCGCGTCGGCGACAAGTGGACCAACGACGACACCATGCAGGCGGGGCTGGGCACGGTCAAGATCCGCACCGACAACACGCTTAAGTCGGCGGGCCAGTCGATGGCGACCATCGCCACCAAGGGCACGTTCTCGCTCGACCCCACCTCCAGCTCCCAGGGCGTCCGCCTCCGCGAGGGCAAGCTCGAGGGAGAGACCAAGTGGAACACCGCCGACCACATGATCGAGTCGATGAACATGAAGCAGAAGGTGATGCTGGAGAAGCGAGACACCAAGACGGGGCAGATGACGACCACGACCGAGACGATGGACGTGAAGGTGAACCGCGTCCGCACCGGCCGGTGA
- a CDS encoding endonuclease/exonuclease/phosphatase family protein, translating into MISLALLFACLGCLLLAACVVPSTSTGAGPTPTPTPPTTRTTDLHVMSFNIRYGTAQDGDNHWTRRREGLFALLAHEAPDLIGLQEALKFQVDEMLAAMPHYGAVFAGRDDGEARGEACAILYDRRRFTLDSHATFWLSDTPDVVSNTWNAACLRICTWAHLRDTATGRAFYFYNTHLDHMNEDAREKGIRLVLDRIAARPDRAAPALLTGDFNDGERSDTVRLAARELIDTFRTLHPSSADPHHASTHPHYHGVGTFNGFKNKTDGEKIDYILATPGLQVLKADIVRTTHHGHNVSDHFPVTATLRF; encoded by the coding sequence GTGATAAGTCTTGCTCTGCTCTTTGCGTGCCTGGGTTGCCTGCTGCTGGCCGCGTGCGTCGTTCCCTCGACCTCCACTGGCGCTGGCCCCACCCCCACGCCGACTCCGCCCACCACCAGGACCACCGACCTCCACGTGATGTCATTCAACATCCGCTACGGCACCGCCCAGGACGGCGACAACCACTGGACCCGCCGGCGCGAGGGCCTGTTCGCCCTCCTCGCCCACGAGGCCCCCGACCTCATCGGCCTGCAGGAGGCCCTCAAGTTCCAGGTTGATGAGATGCTCGCGGCCATGCCCCACTACGGCGCGGTCTTCGCCGGGCGCGACGACGGCGAGGCCCGCGGCGAGGCGTGCGCCATCCTCTACGACCGCCGCCGCTTCACCCTGGACTCCCACGCCACCTTCTGGCTCAGCGACACCCCCGACGTCGTCAGCAACACCTGGAACGCCGCGTGCCTGCGGATCTGCACGTGGGCCCACCTTCGCGACACCGCGACTGGCCGGGCGTTCTACTTCTACAACACCCACCTCGACCACATGAACGAGGACGCCCGCGAGAAGGGCATCCGCCTCGTGCTCGACCGCATCGCCGCCCGCCCAGACCGCGCCGCCCCCGCCCTGCTCACCGGGGACTTCAACGACGGCGAGCGCAGCGACACCGTCAGGCTCGCCGCCCGCGAGCTCATCGACACCTTCCGCACCCTGCACCCGTCCTCCGCCGACCCCCACCACGCCAGCACCCACCCCCACTACCACGGCGTCGGCACCTTCAACGGCTTCAAGAACAAGACCGACGGCGAGAAGATCGACTACATCCTCGCCACCCCCGGCCTGCAGGTCCTCAAGGCCGACATCGTCCGCACTACTCACCACGGCCACAACGTGTCGGACCACTTCCCGGTGACGGCGACGCTGCGGTTCTAA
- a CDS encoding porin: MHRLLSLIAGTALAGVAVAQTGGQTNLESAHKAELLADAEARASFLQDMQAPANNPSPGSGWNKGKFFLSGGGTGDNVLNIGGFFQTRYLLNSRDEQPDSEEITHGFQMRRSRIIASGNVWDKNLTFNITGDFSRSSGVFTLLDAWGRYQWDNGFAVRWGQAKVPLLREELVSDTLQLTVERSTVNTVFTQNRSQLIEVQYTGKQFRVQGALSDGINSLNTDFTAERADIGLTGRAEFMFAGDDFKRFDDNTSWQESGYAGMVGGAVHFETGGETGGTTDRDVTQATLDVSVEGDGWNAFAQGVWRNIDAPGGETDDFGVVVQGGVFVTSQVELFARYDVVIPDTGDNFNTVTGGVNYYISPKSHAVKLTGDVCYYIDPTTDNPLTGQNTGANLLTDPEGGQIGLRLQLQVLF, from the coding sequence ATGCACCGTCTTCTCTCTCTCATCGCTGGCACCGCCCTCGCCGGCGTCGCCGTTGCCCAGACGGGCGGCCAGACCAACCTCGAGAGCGCCCACAAGGCCGAGCTGCTGGCGGACGCCGAGGCCCGCGCGAGCTTCCTGCAGGACATGCAGGCCCCGGCCAACAACCCCAGCCCCGGCTCGGGCTGGAACAAGGGCAAGTTCTTCCTGAGTGGGGGGGGCACCGGCGACAACGTGCTCAACATCGGCGGCTTCTTCCAGACCCGCTACCTGCTCAACAGCCGCGACGAGCAGCCCGATTCCGAGGAGATCACGCACGGGTTCCAGATGCGGCGCTCCCGCATCATCGCCAGCGGCAACGTGTGGGACAAGAACCTGACCTTCAACATCACCGGCGACTTCTCCCGCAGCTCCGGCGTGTTCACGCTGCTGGACGCCTGGGGCCGCTACCAGTGGGACAACGGCTTCGCCGTCCGGTGGGGCCAGGCCAAGGTGCCGCTGCTCCGTGAGGAGCTCGTCAGCGACACCCTGCAGCTCACCGTCGAGCGGTCGACGGTGAACACCGTGTTCACCCAGAACCGCAGCCAGCTGATCGAGGTCCAGTACACCGGCAAGCAGTTCCGCGTGCAGGGCGCCCTCTCCGACGGCATCAACTCCCTCAACACCGACTTCACTGCGGAGCGGGCCGACATCGGCCTCACGGGGCGCGCCGAGTTCATGTTCGCGGGCGACGACTTCAAGCGGTTCGACGACAACACCAGCTGGCAGGAGAGCGGCTACGCGGGCATGGTCGGCGGGGCCGTGCACTTTGAGACCGGCGGCGAGACCGGCGGCACCACCGACCGCGACGTGACCCAGGCCACGCTCGACGTGAGCGTCGAGGGCGACGGCTGGAACGCCTTCGCCCAGGGCGTGTGGCGCAACATCGACGCCCCCGGCGGCGAGACCGACGACTTCGGCGTGGTGGTGCAGGGCGGCGTGTTCGTCACCAGCCAGGTCGAGCTCTTCGCCCGCTACGACGTCGTCATCCCCGATACCGGCGACAACTTCAACACCGTCACCGGCGGCGTGAACTACTACATCAGCCCCAAGAGCCACGCCGTGAAGCTCACCGGCGACGTGTGCTACTACATCGACCCCACCACCGACAACCCGCTCACGGGCCAGAACACCGGCGCCAACCTGCTCACGGATCCCGAGGGCGGGCAGATCGGCCTGCGCCTGCAGTTGCAGGTGCTGTTCTAA